Genomic DNA from Shouchella patagoniensis:
GCAAACAAATAAGGACTGAATCACTATGAAAAAACCACTTTCATTAAAAACACAAACAATGCTTTTAACGAGTGCAATTGTTTTAGGTGCTCTGCTTTTTTTCGGGGTGTTTAACGCGATTCATCAAGCCTCTTTAACGAGGGAACACCTTGAAGACAAAGTACGGATTAGTGCAAGCCATTTACGAGACAATCCACTTGTTATTCAAGCTTTAGAATCTGGGCACACAAACGATGAGCTCATCGAGATGGTCGAAACGATTCGTACAGAAAACAACCTACGTTATATTGTCATTATGGATATGGATTTAATTCGGTTTACTCATCCTGTTTCAGATCGAATTGGTGGAACATTTGTTGGCGATGACATGGATCCAGTATTTGAAGGTCTATCTTATACATCTCAATCAATTGGATCTCTAGGTCCATCTGTACGCGCTTTTGAACCTGTACTGAATCGTGATGACACACAAATTGGCGCTGTTTCCGTCGGCATCTCAACAGAAGCCATTGAAGACGCTACAAGTCAAGCACAGACGATTTCTGCTTGGTGGGCTGCAGGAAGCTTAGCGCTTGGCCTCATTGGAGCATACTTACTTGCTGGTCGAATTAAATCAACACTTCGTGGGCTTGAACCTGGAGAAATTGCTCGTATTGTCCAAGAACGGGAAGCGATGCTCGAAGCTGTAAGCGAAGGGATCGTCGCGATTAACGAGAACGGACAGTTAATCGCTGTAAATAACGCGGCAAAACAATTCCTTCTTGATGCTGGACATACAGGACCAATTGAAGGAGAAAATGCGGCTTCTGTCTGGCCAGAACTTCACCTGCATCATGTGGTCGCCACACCAAAAAGTCATTATGACGAAGTCGTAAAAAGAGGTCATTTAGAAGCAGTCGCAACAAGTGTCCCTATATTTATTGAGGGGAATTGTATTGGCGCCCTTGCCACATTTAAAGAAAAGAGCCAACTCGACGATATCGTCAAACGGATGAATGGCATGGAAACGTATGCGCAAAGTTTGCGAAGTGAGACGCATGAGTTTATGAACAAGCTTCATATCATTAGCGCCATGGTCGAAACGG
This window encodes:
- a CDS encoding ATP-binding protein, with the protein product MKKPLSLKTQTMLLTSAIVLGALLFFGVFNAIHQASLTREHLEDKVRISASHLRDNPLVIQALESGHTNDELIEMVETIRTENNLRYIVIMDMDLIRFTHPVSDRIGGTFVGDDMDPVFEGLSYTSQSIGSLGPSVRAFEPVLNRDDTQIGAVSVGISTEAIEDATSQAQTISAWWAAGSLALGLIGAYLLAGRIKSTLRGLEPGEIARIVQEREAMLEAVSEGIVAINENGQLIAVNNAAKQFLLDAGHTGPIEGENAASVWPELHLHHVVATPKSHYDEVVKRGHLEAVATSVPIFIEGNCIGALATFKEKSQLDDIVKRMNGMETYAQSLRSETHEFMNKLHIISAMVETDSYDELSDYIETLSLRYQAKKESQLPQDINRLVEDASLAQFLASKTVHMETEGVHVIFQSGTPWPKMPAALIDAWTTIIGNTLNNSLEALQNQQEKRVLITMKHVGGVLRYVLEDNGPGFSQHQIGSKFPTTKEGDHGYGLSNAREKAEQFNGTFHILSKEGEGTIVTVHMPYQKKGDDKYDSSRND